A part of Geothrix oryzae genomic DNA contains:
- a CDS encoding acyl-CoA mutase large subunit family protein yields MYQRDFLEQVRAQLTVKEDPAKLREKVFETSSGIPLKNSYTPADLADHDPLRDLGAPGKFPFTRHVQPTGYRGRLWTMRQYAGFATAEESNARYRYLLEQGTTGLSVAFDLPTQIGMDPDHPMALGEVGKVGVSISSIHDMRTLFRDIPLDKVSTSMTINAPASVLLALYLAVAEEQGVGWDKVSGTIQNDILKEYMARGTYIFPPRQSLRLITDIFAFCADQVPNWNTISISGYHIREAGCTAAHEIAFTLGDGIAYVQAALDAGLKLEAFAPRLSFFFNAHNQFFEEVAKFRAARRLWARIMKTRFKTDDAKSQMLRFHTQTAGSTLTAQQSDNNIVRTTVQAMAAVCGGTQSLHTNSRDEALALPTEQSAMIALRTQQILAYESRVADVVDPFAGSYFIESLTDELDARAAALLAKVDDLGGMVSAIEKGFPQREIQNAAYAYQKAVEKGEQVVVGVNRFAISGEVKPDLLRVDEALGETRRRQIAAVRANRDQGAASACLAALSKAARGTENLMPLILAAVKAEATVGEICDSLRGEFGEYQEHLVL; encoded by the coding sequence ATGTACCAGAGGGATTTCCTGGAGCAGGTGCGGGCACAGCTCACGGTGAAGGAAGATCCGGCGAAGCTGCGCGAGAAGGTCTTCGAGACCAGCTCGGGCATTCCCCTGAAGAACAGCTATACCCCCGCGGATCTGGCGGACCACGATCCCCTGCGGGATCTCGGGGCCCCCGGGAAGTTCCCCTTCACCCGCCATGTGCAGCCCACGGGCTACCGGGGCCGGCTCTGGACCATGCGCCAGTACGCGGGTTTCGCCACCGCCGAGGAAAGCAACGCCCGCTACCGCTACCTGCTGGAGCAGGGCACCACGGGCCTGTCCGTGGCCTTCGATCTGCCCACGCAGATCGGCATGGATCCCGACCACCCCATGGCCCTGGGCGAGGTGGGCAAGGTGGGCGTGAGCATCAGCTCCATCCACGACATGCGCACCTTGTTCCGAGACATCCCCTTGGACAAGGTCAGCACCAGCATGACCATCAACGCCCCCGCCAGCGTGCTGCTGGCGCTCTACCTCGCCGTGGCGGAAGAGCAGGGGGTGGGCTGGGACAAGGTGAGCGGCACCATCCAGAACGACATCCTCAAGGAATACATGGCGCGCGGCACCTACATCTTCCCGCCCCGCCAGAGCCTGCGCCTCATCACCGACATCTTCGCCTTCTGCGCGGACCAGGTGCCCAACTGGAACACCATCTCGATCTCGGGCTACCACATCCGCGAAGCGGGCTGCACGGCGGCCCATGAGATCGCCTTCACCCTGGGCGACGGCATCGCCTATGTGCAGGCCGCCCTGGATGCGGGACTGAAGCTGGAGGCCTTTGCGCCGAGGTTGAGTTTCTTTTTCAACGCCCACAACCAGTTCTTCGAGGAGGTCGCCAAATTCCGTGCCGCCCGCCGACTCTGGGCCCGGATCATGAAGACGCGTTTCAAGACGGACGATGCAAAAAGCCAGATGTTGCGTTTCCACACGCAGACCGCGGGCAGCACGCTCACGGCCCAGCAATCGGACAACAACATCGTGCGCACCACCGTCCAGGCCATGGCCGCCGTGTGCGGCGGCACCCAGAGCCTGCACACCAACAGCCGGGACGAGGCCCTGGCCCTGCCCACGGAACAGAGCGCCATGATCGCCCTGCGCACCCAGCAGATCCTGGCCTACGAATCCCGGGTGGCCGATGTGGTGGATCCCTTCGCCGGGAGCTACTTCATCGAGTCCCTCACCGACGAGCTGGATGCCCGCGCGGCGGCCCTGCTGGCCAAGGTGGACGACCTGGGCGGCATGGTGAGCGCCATCGAGAAGGGCTTCCCCCAGCGGGAGATCCAGAACGCGGCCTACGCCTACCAGAAGGCCGTGGAGAAGGGCGAGCAGGTGGTGGTCGGCGTGAACCGCTTCGCCATCAGCGGCGAGGTGAAGCCGGATCTGCTGAGGGTGGACGAGGCCCTGGGCGAGACCCGCCGCCGCCAGATCGCCGCCGTGCGCGCGAACCGGGACCAGGGGGCCGCCTCGGCCTGCCTCGCGGCCCTCTCCAAGGCCGCCCGCGGTACGGAAAACCTGATGCCGCTCATCCTTGCGGCGGTTAAGGCCGAGGCCACGGTGGGGGAGATCTGCGATTCCCTGCGCGGCGAATTCGGGGAATATCAGGAACATCTGGTGCTCTAG
- a CDS encoding amidohydrolase, with protein MPLPPPPPASVQLITGADIWTAQGPLHGQALALRKGKILAVGAVETLAKAHPKATRIDLPGGTLLPGLIEGHAHVGGLGALARKVDLTGAASLPAALDRIKAWTATHAQGWLLGRGWDQNRWATKAFPRAHDLDVLTGTRPAFLQRVDGHAAWVNSAALAMAGIGPKTPDPEGGRILRDEFGRATGILLDNAVDLVQKLIPEPGRAELEARLKAGLEALRTQGFTAVADMGVTGPELAAYRRMAAAGTLPIRVFAYLSHDHRLMLRELKQPRPKNLSFFQVQGVKFYLDGALGSRGARLLAPYADEPATRGLWVTEPAKVALDAAITMKAGYQPAIHAIGDAANRAALDLLAQAMKKGRGALPPRIEHAQIVTAEDAARFGRLGVVASVQPVHCTSDHSWTPARLGPERLNEAFPWRSFENGGALLAFGSDAPVEDPNPFISLAAAETRQDPDGNPPGGFLPAQRLTRLEAVRAYTAGNAAALGRTKDLGTLQKGAVADLLWVQAPIGDLTPEALRKLRPGRLWVNGVEVPLAH; from the coding sequence ATGCCACTGCCGCCTCCGCCGCCCGCCTCCGTCCAACTCATCACCGGTGCCGATATCTGGACCGCCCAGGGGCCTCTGCACGGTCAGGCGCTCGCCCTCCGGAAGGGGAAGATCCTCGCCGTCGGGGCCGTCGAGACCCTGGCCAAGGCCCACCCCAAGGCCACCCGCATCGACCTGCCGGGCGGCACGCTGCTGCCTGGTCTCATCGAGGGGCACGCCCATGTGGGCGGCCTCGGCGCCCTCGCCCGCAAGGTGGACCTCACGGGCGCCGCCAGCCTGCCCGCCGCGCTGGACCGCATCAAGGCCTGGACCGCCACCCACGCCCAGGGCTGGCTGCTGGGCCGGGGCTGGGATCAGAACCGCTGGGCCACCAAGGCCTTCCCCCGCGCCCATGACCTCGATGTGCTCACGGGCACCCGACCGGCCTTCCTCCAGCGGGTGGACGGCCACGCCGCCTGGGTGAACAGCGCCGCACTGGCCATGGCGGGCATCGGCCCCAAGACGCCGGACCCCGAGGGCGGCCGCATCCTCCGCGACGAGTTCGGCCGGGCCACGGGCATCCTGCTGGACAATGCCGTGGACCTGGTCCAGAAGCTCATTCCCGAGCCCGGGCGCGCCGAGCTGGAAGCGCGCCTGAAGGCCGGACTGGAGGCCCTGCGCACCCAGGGATTCACCGCCGTGGCGGACATGGGGGTGACAGGCCCCGAACTGGCCGCCTACCGCCGCATGGCCGCTGCGGGAACGCTCCCCATCCGCGTCTTCGCCTACCTCAGCCACGATCATCGGCTGATGCTCCGCGAACTGAAGCAGCCCCGGCCCAAGAACCTGTCCTTCTTCCAGGTCCAGGGCGTGAAGTTCTACCTGGATGGCGCCCTGGGCAGCCGCGGCGCCCGGCTCCTGGCGCCCTACGCCGACGAACCCGCCACCCGGGGCCTCTGGGTCACGGAGCCCGCCAAGGTGGCCCTGGATGCGGCCATCACGATGAAGGCCGGCTACCAGCCCGCCATCCACGCCATCGGCGATGCCGCCAACCGCGCCGCGCTCGACCTGCTGGCCCAGGCCATGAAGAAGGGCCGGGGCGCCCTACCTCCCCGCATCGAGCACGCCCAGATCGTCACCGCCGAGGACGCCGCGCGCTTCGGCAGGCTGGGTGTGGTGGCCAGCGTGCAGCCCGTGCACTGCACCTCGGACCACAGCTGGACCCCCGCCCGCCTCGGCCCCGAGCGCCTGAACGAGGCCTTCCCCTGGCGCAGCTTCGAGAACGGCGGCGCCCTGCTGGCCTTCGGCAGCGACGCCCCCGTGGAGGATCCCAACCCCTTCATCAGCCTGGCCGCGGCCGAGACCCGGCAGGACCCGGACGGCAACCCGCCCGGCGGCTTCCTTCCCGCCCAGCGGCTCACGCGGCTCGAAGCCGTCCGCGCCTACACGGCAGGCAATGCGGCGGCCCTGGGGCGGACGAAGGACCTGGGCACCCTCCAGAAAGGGGCCGTGGCCGACCTCCTCTGGGTGCAGGCGCCGATCGGGGACCTCACCCCCGAGGCCCTGCGGAAGCTGAGGCCCGGACGCCTGTGGGTGAACGGCGTGGAAGTGCCCCTGGCACACTAG
- the rpe gene encoding ribulose-phosphate 3-epimerase encodes MSHPSSLRPAAPLLAPSLLSADFTRLGEELRMIETAGAQVVHVDVMDGRFVPNITIGLPVVESLRKATALPLDCHLMIVEPLRYAAEFVRAGADWVSVHQEADLHLHRTLAAIRQAGGKAGVVLNPGTPVETLVDLVGDFDFVLLMSVNPGFGGQSFIPRVLDKVKRLDALRTERGVPFFIQVDGGVSLKNAGDLVRAGADCLVAGNAVFKAADPRIAVTDLLGGMAAGRRA; translated from the coding sequence ATGAGCCACCCCTCGAGCCTCCGCCCCGCCGCCCCCCTGCTGGCCCCGTCCCTGCTCTCCGCGGACTTCACGCGGCTGGGCGAAGAGCTGCGGATGATCGAGACCGCCGGGGCCCAGGTGGTGCATGTGGATGTCATGGACGGCCGCTTCGTGCCGAACATCACCATCGGCCTGCCCGTGGTGGAGAGCCTGCGGAAGGCCACGGCGCTGCCCCTGGACTGCCACCTGATGATCGTGGAGCCTCTGCGCTACGCCGCCGAGTTCGTGAGGGCCGGCGCCGACTGGGTGAGCGTCCATCAGGAGGCCGATCTCCACCTGCACCGCACCCTGGCCGCCATCCGCCAGGCCGGCGGCAAGGCCGGCGTGGTGCTGAACCCGGGCACCCCGGTGGAGACGCTGGTGGATCTCGTCGGCGACTTCGACTTCGTGCTGCTCATGAGCGTGAATCCCGGCTTCGGCGGCCAGAGCTTCATTCCCCGCGTGCTCGACAAGGTGAAGCGTCTGGATGCCCTCCGCACCGAGCGCGGCGTGCCCTTCTTCATCCAGGTGGACGGCGGCGTGAGCCTGAAGAACGCCGGGGATCTGGTGCGGGCCGGCGCCGACTGCCTCGTGGCGGGCAACGCCGTGTTCAAGGCCGCGGATCCGCGCATCGCCGTGACGGACCTGCTGGGAGGGATGGCCGCCGGCCGCCGGGCCTGA